The Nitrospiraceae bacterium genome includes a window with the following:
- a CDS encoding polysaccharide deacetylase family protein, which yields MICLTGDVHQRSYRGVDTSYAKESEAQLALRYCEIAADFGVKVTLFVTGKACIEERDTIERLAGLPHCEIGGHTFSAYRSFRHWLSRKLTGSHLGSKQLQQRDIDRTMEAIQAVTGKPLLSWRNHAYKHDQHTYPMLAARGIRIISDRVTGVEGSAERIGQDLLSLPINTLPDHERLLHGKYLVGRTTYNRLQGRTTVQDWRETVERQVDTIEAHGGTATILAHPLCMEVADRMEQFTILCRFLSRLRTGWVSEVGWTALAGEPSRPRRD from the coding sequence ATGATCTGCCTGACGGGAGATGTGCACCAGCGGTCCTACCGCGGCGTCGACACCAGCTACGCGAAGGAATCCGAAGCGCAGTTGGCCCTACGATATTGCGAGATCGCCGCGGACTTCGGCGTTAAGGTCACGTTGTTCGTAACCGGCAAGGCCTGCATCGAGGAACGAGACACGATCGAGCGGCTCGCCGGATTACCGCATTGCGAGATCGGCGGCCATACGTTCTCGGCCTATCGGTCCTTTCGCCATTGGCTCTCCCGCAAGCTCACCGGCTCGCACCTGGGCTCCAAGCAGCTTCAGCAACGCGACATCGACCGCACCATGGAGGCTATTCAGGCCGTCACCGGAAAGCCGCTCCTCAGCTGGCGCAACCATGCCTACAAGCACGACCAGCACACCTACCCGATGCTCGCGGCTCGTGGCATTCGCATTATCTCGGACCGCGTCACCGGCGTCGAAGGCTCGGCTGAACGGATCGGCCAAGATCTACTGTCGCTGCCGATCAACACGCTACCGGACCATGAGCGGCTGCTGCATGGGAAGTATCTGGTGGGAAGGACGACCTACAACCGACTCCAGGGACGGACGACCGTACAAGACTGGCGGGAAACCGTGGAACGGCAGGTGGACACGATTGAAGCGCACGGCGGCACGGCAACGATCCTGGCGCACCCCCTCTGCATGGAGGTGGCCGACCGCATGGAGCAATTCACCATCCTCTGTCGATTTCTTTCCCGGTTGAGAACCGGATGGGTCTCGGAAGTCGGCTGGACAGCCCTCGCCGGCGAACCGTCGCGACCGCGACGAGACTGA
- a CDS encoding glycosyltransferase family 4 protein produces MDATQSTPRLRVWHTSASMGFGGLEIRMLEEAAEFKARGYELTFVCNRGAQLAERAQTQGIATVTLSMRQSYELPSMLRFWKLLGRHKVDVLHTHTSKDHWICGPAARLRGVPIVRTRHIGTPIKTNPLSSLIYTSLSDRILTSSGDTRRDLLRIPSLRPEHVIEIPAGIDLNRFAPTVSGGDVLKEFGLDPTQPVIGYVSRLERGKGFRYVMEAAPAILARWPHAKFLFIGDGPPWDRQTADELLDRLNLRSHTVLAGFRTDVPECLAAMTCLVFPSFKIEGTPQVLLQAMAMAKPIVATRVGGIPHLLTDGETGTLIGPEDPAAVADAVLWMLEHREAAQTRADRARQRVLADFSLARAIDRTEAVYRELR; encoded by the coding sequence ATGGACGCCACCCAATCTACTCCTCGTCTGAGAGTCTGGCACACCAGCGCCTCGATGGGATTCGGCGGGCTGGAGATCCGTATGCTTGAGGAAGCCGCGGAGTTCAAAGCTCGAGGCTATGAATTAACGTTCGTCTGCAACCGTGGAGCCCAGCTCGCAGAGCGCGCCCAGACGCAAGGCATCGCCACGGTGACACTCTCCATGCGGCAATCCTACGAGCTCCCCTCCATGCTCCGATTCTGGAAGCTCCTGGGGCGCCACAAGGTAGACGTGCTGCATACCCACACGTCGAAGGATCACTGGATCTGCGGACCAGCAGCCAGGCTGCGAGGGGTTCCGATCGTACGGACTAGGCATATCGGGACGCCGATCAAAACGAATCCCCTCTCCAGCCTCATCTATACCTCGCTGTCCGATCGCATTCTCACCTCCTCAGGCGACACCAGAAGGGATCTCCTACGGATCCCCTCCCTGCGACCTGAACACGTAATCGAAATACCGGCCGGCATCGATTTGAACCGGTTTGCCCCGACGGTGAGCGGAGGTGACGTACTGAAGGAATTCGGCCTGGACCCGACGCAGCCGGTGATTGGCTATGTGAGCCGATTGGAGCGGGGCAAGGGATTCCGGTATGTGATGGAAGCCGCGCCGGCGATTCTCGCGCGATGGCCCCACGCCAAATTTCTCTTCATCGGCGACGGCCCGCCTTGGGATCGGCAGACTGCGGATGAGCTGCTCGATCGGCTGAATCTCCGGTCCCATACCGTGCTGGCCGGATTCCGCACCGACGTGCCGGAATGTTTGGCCGCGATGACCTGCTTGGTGTTTCCCTCCTTCAAAATCGAAGGGACGCCGCAGGTGCTGCTCCAAGCGATGGCCATGGCCAAACCGATTGTCGCCACTCGCGTGGGAGGCATCCCCCACCTCCTTACCGACGGCGAGACCGGCACACTCATCGGGCCGGAAGATCCGGCTGCCGTGGCCGACGCGGTGCTGTGGATGCTCGAACATCGCGAGGCGGCCCAGACGCGGGCCGATCGGGCCAGGCAACGAGTGCTGGCGGATTTTTCCCTGGCGCGCGCCATCGACCGAACGGAGGCCGTCTACCGGGAGCTGCGATGA
- a CDS encoding HAD family phosphatase, whose protein sequence is MLRARRIRAIIFDFNGVIADDETPHLLCFQSALAEQGLSLSKDEYYGSYLGMDERTCTTALLTARDGRCDPAVHAAITARKADLFRAYTADHKPALFLGVVDFVQQAGKMVRLAVASGGRREQILHALRETPIEEAFEIIVSADDCPIGKPDPAIYDYTLRLLNARSPKPPLLRVDECLVVEDSRAGIQAALRAGMPVLALATTYPAAQLGEATLVLKTLAGADPSQVLKEIETRGNGYPN, encoded by the coding sequence ATGCTGCGCGCAAGACGGATTCGAGCCATCATTTTCGACTTCAACGGGGTCATTGCCGACGATGAAACCCCGCATCTCCTGTGCTTTCAATCGGCGTTGGCGGAACAGGGCCTCTCCCTGAGCAAGGACGAGTACTACGGCTCATACCTCGGCATGGACGAACGCACCTGCACCACGGCCCTGCTCACGGCGCGGGACGGGCGATGTGACCCGGCAGTCCATGCTGCCATCACGGCGCGCAAGGCCGACCTCTTTCGGGCCTATACAGCCGATCACAAGCCGGCCCTGTTTCTCGGTGTCGTCGACTTCGTCCAACAGGCCGGCAAGATGGTCCGATTGGCCGTGGCCTCCGGAGGCCGGCGCGAACAGATTCTCCATGCCTTGCGGGAGACACCCATCGAAGAGGCCTTTGAGATTATCGTCTCCGCCGACGACTGCCCAATCGGCAAACCGGACCCGGCGATATATGACTATACGCTCCGCCTATTGAACGCCCGGTCGCCGAAGCCGCCGCTCTTGCGAGTCGATGAATGCCTGGTGGTCGAGGATTCCCGCGCCGGGATTCAGGCAGCGCTGCGGGCCGGGATGCCGGTCTTGGCATTGGCGACCACCTACCCTGCCGCGCAACTGGGAGAAGCCACGCTCGTGCTCAAGACTCTGGCGGGAGCGGATCCAAGCCAAGTCCTGAAAGAAATCGAGACGCGAGGCAATGGGTATCCAAATTGA
- a CDS encoding cation:proton antiporter, with the protein MSDYAVLGDLLVIFAVSTVVVFIFHQFRLPSIAGFLVAGALIGPHGLHLIPDASQVQALAEIGIVLLLFTIGIEFSSVHFATAKRILAVAAPAQVGGVLILALLVALAAGLSYQQGIFWGFLLSLSSTAIVLKALSERGDSDSYHGHATVAILIFQDLAVVAMMLITPILATPTGSALGAVLLTLVKAGVVVGLIVAAAWYIVPPLLQHIVRSRSRELFLLSIIVLCLGIAWLTSLGGLSLALGAFIAGLVIAESEYSHQALAEVLPFRDSFNSLFFVSIGVLMDPRVVLNHPFVVAGLLVAVILGKFLTGAAAMLAAGSPPRSAVLTGVALAQVGEFSFILAQVGQEAGLLTGDLYQLFLAVSVLSMVVTPFLMQWSPSLARRIEAVQRMRRWLPERTAAHVAQLEGHQVRIKDHVIIVGYGLNGRNLARVLGETEIPYVALDLDGDTVRRESRHGVPIYYGDGANANVLRHMRIDDAKVLVVAISDPFTARRTVQVAKGLNPKLHIVVRTRYLRELEELHQLGADDVVPEEFETSIEIFALVLRTYSLPQEFVVRKAEQVRREGYALLRRSEMPELAHHLRGGTLTDVEVETCRIDEDSPSSGKSLAELSIRPRSGASIIAWTRNQVTQSNPSEKVRLQSGDIVTLLGSRDQIRRAMALLNEPGAGTSQHVV; encoded by the coding sequence ATGAGCGATTACGCAGTCTTAGGCGATCTCCTCGTCATTTTTGCGGTTTCAACCGTCGTCGTCTTCATCTTCCATCAGTTTCGTTTGCCCTCTATTGCAGGCTTCCTGGTGGCAGGCGCGTTGATTGGTCCGCACGGGCTGCATTTGATTCCCGACGCCTCTCAGGTACAGGCGCTTGCCGAAATCGGCATCGTGCTGTTGCTGTTCACCATCGGTATCGAGTTTTCTTCAGTCCATTTTGCGACCGCGAAGCGCATTCTGGCGGTGGCGGCGCCGGCACAGGTCGGGGGCGTGCTGATACTCGCGCTTCTGGTTGCTCTCGCGGCTGGACTGAGCTATCAGCAGGGTATCTTCTGGGGTTTTCTCCTCTCGCTCAGCAGCACGGCCATCGTCCTCAAGGCGCTATCGGAGCGAGGCGACAGCGATTCCTATCACGGCCACGCGACCGTGGCGATCCTGATTTTCCAGGACCTTGCCGTGGTCGCCATGATGTTGATTACGCCGATTTTGGCGACACCGACCGGCAGCGCGCTGGGTGCGGTGTTGCTGACGCTCGTGAAGGCGGGGGTCGTGGTCGGTCTCATCGTGGCGGCCGCTTGGTACATCGTGCCGCCGTTGCTGCAGCATATCGTGCGTAGTCGCAGTCGCGAGCTGTTCTTGCTCTCGATCATCGTTTTGTGTTTGGGAATCGCCTGGCTAACGTCGCTCGGGGGGCTGTCGCTCGCACTCGGGGCGTTCATCGCAGGCCTCGTCATCGCCGAATCCGAATACAGCCATCAGGCCCTGGCGGAGGTTCTGCCGTTCCGCGACAGTTTCAACAGCTTGTTCTTCGTTTCCATCGGCGTCCTGATGGATCCACGGGTCGTTTTGAACCATCCGTTCGTGGTGGCCGGCCTGCTGGTGGCGGTGATTCTGGGAAAGTTTCTGACCGGGGCCGCCGCGATGCTGGCAGCCGGCTCGCCGCCACGGTCCGCCGTTCTGACGGGCGTTGCCCTTGCGCAGGTCGGAGAGTTCAGTTTCATCTTGGCGCAGGTCGGGCAGGAAGCCGGTTTATTGACCGGGGATTTGTATCAACTGTTCTTGGCTGTGTCGGTGCTCTCGATGGTGGTGACTCCGTTTTTGATGCAATGGTCTCCTTCCCTGGCTCGACGGATCGAGGCGGTACAGCGGATGCGGCGATGGCTGCCGGAACGGACGGCGGCGCATGTGGCCCAGTTGGAAGGGCACCAGGTTCGGATCAAGGACCACGTCATCATCGTCGGGTATGGCTTGAATGGACGCAATCTCGCCCGCGTGCTGGGGGAAACGGAGATCCCCTACGTTGCGCTCGACTTGGACGGGGACACGGTGCGGCGGGAATCACGGCACGGCGTCCCGATCTACTACGGCGACGGGGCCAATGCCAACGTGCTGCGGCACATGCGTATCGACGACGCCAAGGTGCTCGTGGTGGCGATCTCCGATCCCTTCACGGCGCGTCGGACCGTGCAGGTCGCCAAGGGGTTGAATCCGAAACTCCATATCGTGGTCCGAACCCGGTACTTGCGTGAGTTGGAAGAACTCCATCAATTGGGCGCCGATGACGTCGTGCCCGAGGAGTTCGAAACCTCAATCGAAATCTTCGCGCTTGTCCTGCGCACTTACAGCTTGCCGCAGGAGTTTGTCGTGCGAAAGGCGGAGCAGGTGCGGCGGGAAGGCTATGCGCTGCTCAGGCGGAGCGAGATGCCGGAACTGGCTCACCACCTCAGGGGCGGGACGCTCACCGACGTCGAAGTGGAAACCTGCCGCATCGACGAAGACTCGCCGTCCTCAGGGAAATCGCTGGCGGAGTTGTCGATCAGGCCGAGGTCCGGCGCTTCGATTATCGCTTGGACTCGGAACCAGGTCACGCAGTCCAATCCCTCCGAAAAGGTGCGACTACAGTCCGGCGATATCGTCACCCTCCTCGGCTCCCGCGACCAGATCCGGCGGGCCATGGCGCTGCTGAACGAACCAGGCGCAGGTACCAGCCAGCACGTGGTGTGA
- a CDS encoding aromatic ring-hydroxylating dioxygenase subunit alpha → MHTDLITELKPTKSAPLLGFWYPATTSSSLSPGQMNTQVLLGQPVLVCRTKQGEVAAMRDICPHRGMPLSYGQFDGELVECAYHGWQFDKGGRCRHIPALIEGSPLKPEKIGIATYPCREYDGYIWVYFADPQQPDRPVPEVPRLPIPSEPCRTLQISTVLDCTIDDGIVGLMDPAHGPFVHQSSWWRTQASMHDKAKTYEPIPNGFRMVPHAPSKNSGPYKLLNMFYGGPLTTTIDFVLPNQRFEFVQCGSLFVSTRATVTPINDQQCRIDFMAAWNAFRWLPLIKPLFRYAANVFMQQDKQAMERQAVGLKYKPALMLIDDADTPAKWYYKLKAAHLTAVQTGQPLDHPLKERVTLRWRS, encoded by the coding sequence TTGGTATCCGGCCACCACCAGTTCATCGTTGTCGCCAGGACAGATGAATACCCAGGTGCTGCTTGGTCAGCCGGTTCTGGTCTGCCGCACGAAACAGGGAGAGGTCGCGGCGATGCGGGACATCTGTCCCCATCGCGGCATGCCGCTCTCGTACGGACAGTTCGACGGCGAGTTGGTCGAATGCGCCTATCACGGGTGGCAGTTCGACAAAGGCGGGCGCTGCCGCCATATACCGGCCCTGATCGAAGGCTCACCGCTCAAACCCGAAAAGATCGGCATTGCCACCTACCCCTGCCGTGAATACGACGGCTATATATGGGTGTATTTCGCCGACCCCCAGCAGCCAGATCGTCCGGTTCCGGAAGTCCCTCGCTTGCCGATTCCATCCGAGCCCTGCCGCACGCTCCAGATTTCGACGGTCCTCGATTGCACGATCGACGATGGCATCGTCGGCCTCATGGATCCGGCCCACGGTCCCTTCGTCCATCAGAGCTCCTGGTGGCGGACGCAAGCCAGCATGCACGACAAGGCCAAGACCTACGAACCGATTCCGAATGGCTTCCGCATGGTCCCCCACGCGCCGTCCAAAAACAGCGGTCCCTATAAACTCCTCAACATGTTTTATGGAGGACCGCTCACGACCACTATCGACTTCGTCCTGCCCAACCAGCGATTCGAGTTCGTGCAGTGCGGCTCACTGTTCGTCTCAACCCGCGCCACCGTGACGCCGATCAACGACCAGCAATGCCGGATTGATTTCATGGCAGCCTGGAACGCCTTTCGTTGGCTACCCCTGATCAAGCCGCTTTTTCGCTATGCGGCGAACGTCTTCATGCAACAGGATAAGCAGGCGATGGAACGGCAAGCAGTGGGCCTCAAGTACAAACCGGCGCTGATGCTGATCGACGACGCCGATACGCCCGCCAAGTGGTACTACAAGCTCAAGGCCGCCCACCTCACGGCCGTGCAAACCGGTCAACCACTCGACCATCCGCTGAAGGAGCGGGTTACTCTCCGCTGGCGCAGCTAG